CCGATATGCGGAATATGCGAAAATGCGGATTTGGTAAGCGCCGCGCCCGTGAGCCCCGACTGCCAGTCGCCGGAGCTTACCACCACAAGCCCCGTTATCAGACAAATCACAACAGTGTCCCAGAATGTGCCGGAAGACGATACCAGCGCCTGCCGCACCGCGTTTTTCGTCTGCGCCGCGGCCGCCACGATCGGCGCGCTGCCAAGACCGGATTCATTGGAAAACAGGCCCCGCGCAATACCGTAGCGCATCGCCTCTTTCATGCCCGCTCCGATAAAACCGCCCAGCGCGGCGGTACCGGTGAACGCGCTGTTCCAGATCAGCATTACCGTGTCAGGCAGCGCCGCGCGGTTGACCCACAGGATAAACAGACAGCCCGCTATATAAAAAACAGCCATGAACGGCACAAGTTTTTCGCACGTCACGGCAATGGATTTTATGCCGCCCAGGATAACCAGCGCGGTCAGCGCGGCCAGCACCAGCCCGCTTAACACCGGGCTGATCCCGAAAGTTTCCTTCGCCAGCGACGCGATCGAGTTCGACTGCACCATATTCCCTATCCCGAACGCCGCCACCGCGGTAAACGCCGCGAACAGCATACCCGCCCATTTCGCGTTGAGGCCGCGCTCCAGCACATACATCGGCCCGCCGGACACCGAACCCTTTTCGTCCGTAACGCGGTATTTTACGGAAAGCAGCGCCTCGCCGTACTTTGTGGCCATGCCGAACACGCCGGTAAGCCACATCCACAGCACCGCGCCCGGCCCGCCCGCCGCCACCGCCGTGGCCACGCCGACAATATTGCCCGTGCCGATGGTCGCGGCCAGCGCGGTCATCAGCGAGGCGAAATGGCTTATGTCGCCCTCGCCTTCTTTTTCCCTGCTGACAGAAATCTTTATGGCCTTTAATACATGTTTCTGTATGAAACCCAGCCGGAACGTAAGAAACACATGAGTTCCGAAAAGCAGCGCGATAAGCGGCACGCCCCACACCAGCGAGCTTATTTTATCCAAAAACGCTTCCATGATATCCGGCTCCTCCCGGGACTTGCGGCCCCGGAATTGTCCATCAGCGTTTACTCAGGCGCCAGCATTGCTGGTTTTATAAAAAAATACCGGACACCGCATTGCGGCGCCCGGTATTCTCATGCAGCCTAAAAACTACCACAC
The sequence above is drawn from the Elusimicrobiaceae bacterium genome and encodes:
- a CDS encoding sodium:alanine symporter family protein; protein product: MEAFLDKISSLVWGVPLIALLFGTHVFLTFRLGFIQKHVLKAIKISVSREKEGEGDISHFASLMTALAATIGTGNIVGVATAVAAGGPGAVLWMWLTGVFGMATKYGEALLSVKYRVTDEKGSVSGGPMYVLERGLNAKWAGMLFAAFTAVAAFGIGNMVQSNSIASLAKETFGISPVLSGLVLAALTALVILGGIKSIAVTCEKLVPFMAVFYIAGCLFILWVNRAALPDTVMLIWNSAFTGTAALGGFIGAGMKEAMRYGIARGLFSNESGLGSAPIVAAAAQTKNAVRQALVSSSGTFWDTVVICLITGLVVVSSGDWQSGLTGAALTKSAFSHIPHIGSLILNIGLLTFVYSTILGWEYYGEKAVEYLFGRKAAMPYRILWVAAVLVGAAVSLPSVWAFADIANACMAVPNIVSLLLLSNVIAAESKAYFSAPRG